A region of Paenibacillus sp. 37 DNA encodes the following proteins:
- a CDS encoding 3-ketoacyl-ACP reductase produces the protein MELKNKTAIITGAGKGIGRAIAEALAKEGVHLGLIARTASDLQALQQSLSQEYGVKVTSAVADISDRTQAEAAVAAIEMELGAVDILINNAGIGKFGTFMEMEPEEWERILHVNVMGTYYVTRAVLPSMIKESSGSIINIASTAGERGFATGSAYCASKFALLGMTESLMQEVRKSNIRVTALTPSTVNTELATNAGLKIGDEDRMMQAEDVAELALATLKLSDRVFVKAAGIWTTNPQ, from the coding sequence ATGGAACTTAAAAATAAAACAGCTATCATCACAGGTGCCGGTAAAGGCATCGGTCGTGCCATCGCTGAAGCACTTGCCAAAGAAGGAGTACACCTCGGCCTTATCGCTCGCACCGCTTCCGATCTTCAGGCTCTGCAGCAGTCTCTTAGTCAAGAATACGGTGTGAAAGTAACCAGTGCTGTGGCAGATATCTCGGATCGCACACAGGCGGAAGCCGCTGTAGCAGCCATTGAGATGGAACTCGGCGCGGTGGATATTCTCATCAATAATGCGGGTATCGGAAAGTTCGGGACATTCATGGAGATGGAGCCCGAAGAGTGGGAGCGCATCCTGCATGTTAACGTTATGGGTACATATTACGTTACACGCGCTGTCCTTCCAAGCATGATCAAGGAAAGTAGCGGCAGCATTATCAATATTGCTTCCACTGCAGGTGAACGCGGATTCGCTACAGGTTCGGCATACTGTGCATCCAAGTTTGCGCTACTCGGCATGACCGAATCTCTGATGCAGGAAGTGCGCAAGTCCAACATTCGTGTGACCGCACTGACCCCAAGCACCGTTAATACGGAGCTTGCGACCAATGCCGGACTGAAAATTGGCGACGAAGATCGCATGATGCAAGCGGAAGATGTAGCTGAACTTGCACTCGCAACGCTCAAGCTGTCCGACCGTGTCTTTGTCAAAGCAGCAGGCATCTGGACGACTAATCCACAATAG
- a CDS encoding DUF4097 family beta strand repeat-containing protein: protein MSTKKWLALAVICIGIGLLGTSIYGVQFGDEREHYSKRWDFKADELQNIIMNANFSADIEFVVSPDSNGYIEVDGKWDPAVVKSFEQATLSNDTFQLAQTERERLQFFTLYWNDQDSTITVALPEGHQLNEVKLDSSSSDWDLTGLNAKQLELNNTSGSIRLENIKAPNIELVLTSGDINASMIDGDMTVKQTSGSFTADQIAGQVNSKIKSGDIEITELNGAADVQFTSGSIHIEQSHSAPINASGTSGDIFIQAAPDFDGIYDAKATSGSVDVPESPMVSREMIKARTSSGSIEITK, encoded by the coding sequence ATGAGCACTAAAAAATGGCTTGCGCTCGCCGTGATATGTATCGGAATAGGTTTACTCGGGACATCCATCTATGGCGTTCAGTTCGGGGATGAACGGGAGCATTATTCCAAACGATGGGATTTCAAAGCAGATGAATTGCAGAACATTATCATGAATGCTAATTTCAGTGCAGATATTGAATTTGTTGTAAGCCCGGATTCGAATGGTTATATCGAAGTGGATGGAAAATGGGACCCTGCTGTAGTCAAAAGCTTCGAACAGGCCACCTTATCCAACGACACATTCCAACTGGCGCAGACAGAACGTGAACGATTGCAATTTTTCACCTTGTACTGGAATGATCAAGACTCCACAATAACCGTTGCCTTGCCTGAAGGACACCAGTTAAATGAGGTTAAGCTGGACTCCTCTTCAAGTGACTGGGATCTGACAGGTCTAAATGCCAAACAGCTTGAGCTGAATAATACCTCAGGTTCCATACGTCTGGAAAACATCAAGGCGCCCAATATTGAATTGGTTCTAACTTCTGGCGACATTAACGCTTCAATGATTGATGGAGACATGACCGTGAAACAGACATCCGGAAGCTTCACGGCAGATCAGATTGCCGGTCAAGTAAACAGTAAGATTAAATCAGGAGATATTGAGATCACTGAATTAAACGGCGCAGCTGATGTTCAATTCACTTCGGGTAGCATTCATATTGAACAGTCCCATTCCGCCCCGATTAATGCGTCTGGAACATCAGGAGACATTTTCATTCAAGCTGCACCTGATTTTGACGGAATCTACGACGCTAAGGCTACTTCCGGAAGTGTCGATGTACCTGAATCGCCAATGGTAAGCCGGGAAATGATCAAGGCCCGTACCTCCTCTGGCAGCATCGAGATTACCAAATAG
- a CDS encoding DODA-type extradiol aromatic ring-opening family dioxygenase — MMPSLFVAHGAPSLALEENAYTEFLQKLGRELPKPKAIVLFSAHWESTTQLVSSVANYETIYDFGGFQPELYQIKYPAQGQAETTAEVERLFAEAGIAVQTDDVRGLDHGAWVVLHLLYPDADIPVIALSVNRYLTGEQQYQVGQALASLREQDILVIGSGGTVHNLRRLNWESNGVDPWASEFDNWLQDKLVSWDTESLFSYEKLAPSAQAAVPTPEHFVPLLLAMGAGDQNKRASLLFQAYQYGNLSLSCWKFD; from the coding sequence ATGATGCCATCCCTGTTTGTTGCTCACGGTGCCCCATCACTGGCACTGGAGGAGAATGCGTACACCGAATTCTTGCAGAAACTTGGACGGGAACTGCCAAAACCCAAAGCAATCGTGTTGTTCTCTGCTCACTGGGAATCCACAACTCAGCTTGTATCCTCGGTAGCCAACTATGAGACCATTTATGATTTCGGCGGTTTCCAGCCCGAGCTGTATCAGATCAAGTATCCGGCTCAAGGACAGGCAGAGACCACAGCCGAGGTGGAGCGTTTATTTGCAGAAGCCGGGATTGCGGTACAGACCGATGACGTCCGTGGCCTGGATCATGGCGCATGGGTCGTTCTTCACCTGCTCTACCCGGATGCGGATATTCCCGTAATTGCCTTGTCTGTAAATCGCTATCTGACAGGTGAACAGCAATATCAGGTCGGACAGGCGCTCGCTTCCTTGCGTGAGCAAGACATTCTCGTCATTGGCAGCGGCGGAACCGTTCACAATCTGCGTCGATTGAACTGGGAAAGTAACGGCGTTGACCCGTGGGCATCAGAGTTCGACAACTGGCTACAGGACAAGCTGGTGAGTTGGGATACGGAGTCTCTCTTCTCCTATGAGAAACTGGCACCTTCAGCTCAAGCCGCCGTGCCTACGCCGGAGCATTTTGTACCGCTGTTACTCGCCATGGGTGCGGGAGATCAGAACAAGCGTGCATCGCTCCTGTTCCAAGCCTATCAGTATGGCAACCTGAGCTTGTCCTGTTGGAAGTTTGATTAA
- a CDS encoding helix-turn-helix domain-containing protein translates to MDIGLAIRTIRKQKQITIMQMCEGTGLSKGFISNVENNKTSPSIATLESIADYLEVPLPYLLLTPEQRMNVVRKNERKETTAGSGQIKVQQLTAKGAMRMSIVELPPGASTGVSKHAGEESHLVLQGKIRAEQCEDVEVLEVGDSFTWNAIVPHEVTNIGEEPAVVLIAVSKELGLDHL, encoded by the coding sequence ATGGATATTGGCTTGGCTATTCGTACGATCCGCAAACAGAAACAGATTACGATCATGCAGATGTGCGAGGGCACGGGGTTGTCCAAAGGTTTTATCAGCAACGTAGAAAATAACAAAACGTCACCTTCCATTGCTACGCTTGAAAGTATTGCGGATTATCTGGAAGTGCCACTTCCTTATTTGCTGCTGACACCAGAGCAACGGATGAACGTGGTACGCAAGAACGAGCGCAAAGAAACAACGGCCGGAAGCGGACAGATCAAAGTGCAGCAGCTTACAGCCAAAGGTGCGATGCGTATGTCCATTGTGGAGTTGCCGCCAGGTGCATCGACCGGGGTAAGCAAACATGCCGGGGAGGAAAGCCATCTGGTGTTGCAAGGCAAGATTCGTGCGGAGCAATGCGAAGATGTGGAAGTTCTTGAAGTGGGTGATTCGTTTACCTGGAATGCAATAGTGCCTCATGAAGTGACCAATATCGGTGAGGAGCCTGCGGTGGTACTCATTGCGGTGTCCAAAGAATTGGGTTTGGATCATTTATAG
- a CDS encoding alpha/beta hydrolase, translating into MNSPYIHEVRLPSHYNPDQRYPVIFALHGMGSDEQDMLRLMEPLQSDFIIVAIRGPIVQGGGYAYFQIKSIGNPIRELYDASVQGLQQLIVDLSAQYAIDPTRRYIAGFSQGAIMAMTLSLIMGDAIKGIVAMSGYIPQFVKDEYKLQPDSELSVFISHGDQDHLFPLQLGEDNANFFRQHTNHVTYVPYNGGHQVTPDLYQQFQQWLRTDANLTTEDPKGLNSK; encoded by the coding sequence ATGAATTCTCCTTATATACATGAAGTCCGATTACCGTCTCATTACAATCCAGATCAACGTTATCCTGTGATTTTCGCCTTACATGGCATGGGATCGGATGAACAGGATATGCTTCGTTTGATGGAGCCCCTTCAGTCTGATTTTATTATTGTCGCCATCCGTGGACCTATCGTTCAGGGTGGAGGTTATGCTTATTTTCAGATCAAAAGCATTGGAAATCCCATCCGTGAATTATATGATGCCTCCGTGCAGGGACTGCAACAGTTGATTGTTGATCTGTCTGCCCAATATGCGATTGATCCCACGCGGCGTTACATCGCCGGATTCAGCCAGGGCGCCATTATGGCAATGACCCTATCACTGATCATGGGAGATGCCATTAAAGGCATAGTAGCGATGAGTGGGTACATCCCGCAATTTGTGAAAGACGAGTACAAGCTGCAACCCGATTCGGAGCTGTCTGTGTTCATCTCACATGGGGATCAGGATCATCTATTCCCGCTGCAACTGGGCGAAGATAACGCCAATTTCTTCCGTCAACATACGAATCACGTCACATATGTACCTTACAACGGTGGGCATCAAGTGACCCCCGATCTATATCAACAATTCCAACAATGGCTTCGGACGGATGCAAATCTGACTACCGAAGACCCGAAAGGACTGAATTCAAAATGA
- a CDS encoding glyoxalase superfamily protein: MLKSIVPILRIFDENKAREFYLEYLGFQLDWEHRFEPDMPLYMQVSLDSIVIHLSEHHGDCTPGAALRVETDNLDTFHGALRQKEYKNARPGIEETPWQSREMTVTDPFGNRIIFVEASAE; this comes from the coding sequence ATGTTAAAAAGTATCGTGCCTATTTTGAGAATATTTGATGAAAATAAAGCTAGAGAGTTCTACCTTGAATATCTAGGGTTTCAATTGGATTGGGAACATCGCTTTGAACCGGATATGCCCTTATATATGCAGGTTTCGCTCGATTCCATCGTGATTCATTTATCCGAACATCATGGAGATTGTACACCTGGAGCTGCCTTGCGCGTGGAAACTGATAACTTGGATACATTCCATGGTGCACTTCGTCAGAAAGAGTACAAAAATGCGAGACCTGGTATAGAGGAGACCCCTTGGCAATCAAGAGAAATGACCGTGACAGATCCGTTTGGTAATCGGATTATATTTGTTGAGGCAAGCGCCGAATAG